Proteins co-encoded in one Carassius gibelio isolate Cgi1373 ecotype wild population from Czech Republic chromosome A15, carGib1.2-hapl.c, whole genome shotgun sequence genomic window:
- the LOC128029075 gene encoding glutamate receptor 4-like isoform X5 — protein MRIPVLIPLLWGISEGVFPSSVQIGGLFIRNTDQEYTAFRLAIFLHNTSPNASEAPFNLVPHVDNIETANSFAVTNAFCSQYSRGVFAIFGLYDKRSVHTLTSFCSALHISLVTPSFPAEGETQFVLQLRPSIRGALLSLLDHYDWSRFVFLYDTDRGYAILQAIMEKAGQNGWQVSAICVENFNDASHRRLLEDLDRRQEKKFVIDLEAERLQNILEQIVSVGKHVKGYHYIVANLGFKDISLERFMHGGANVTGFQLVDFSKPMVIKLMQRWNKLDQREYPGSESPPRYTSSLTYDGVLVMAEAFRNLRRQKIDISRRGNAGDCLANPAAPWNQGIDMERTLKQVRIQGLTGNIQFDHYGRRVNYTMDVFELKSNGPRKIGYWNDLDKLVLVQNELSMGNDSTMENRTVIVTTIMAMENFTSAGSSSFPSLLKNPLFRH, from the exons ATGCGGATCCCGGTGTTGATTCCGCTGCTGTGGGGAATCAGTGAAGGGGTTTTTCCCAGCAGTGTCCAGATCG gTGGGTTGTTTATAAGAAACACAGATCAAGAATATACAGCTTTCCGCTTGGCCATATTTCTTCACAACACAAGTCCGAATGCCTCGGAAGCCCCTTTCAATCTGGTTCCACACGTCGACAACATCGAGACGGCCAACAGCTTTGCTGTCACCAATGCCT TTTGTTCGCAGTATTCGCGAGGAGTGTTTGCGATCTTCGGCCTGTACGATAAGCGTTCGGTGCACACTCTGACGTCCTTCTGCAGTGCGCTGCACATCTCTCTGGTGACACCCAGTTTCCCCGCCGAGGGCGAGACACAGTTTGTGCTTCAGCTGCGGCCCTCCATCCGCGGAGCGTTACTGAGCCTCCTGGACCATTACGACTGGAGCCGCTTCGTGTTCCTGTATGACACAGACAGAG gATATGCCATCCTGCAGGCCATCATGGAGAAGGCGGGTCAGAACGGCTGGCAGGTCAGTGCCATCTGTGTGGAGAACTTCAATGACGCCAGTCACCGAAGACTGCTGGAAGACCTGGACCGGAGACAGGAGAAGAAGTTCGTCATCGACCTCGAGGCAGAACGACTCCAGAACATTCTGGAGCAG aTTGTGAGTGTGGGGAAACATGTGAAAGGATATCACTACATCGTCGCTAACCTG GGATTTAAAGACATTTCTCTTGAGAGGTTTATGCACGGCGGGGCAAACGTCACTGGTTTCCAGTTGGTGGATTTTAGCAAACCAATGGTGATTAAACTAATGCAGCGCTGGAACAAACTAGACCAGAGGGAGTATCCAGGATCCGAGAGCCCACCCAGG TACACATCATCATTGACGTATGATGGTGTGCTAGTGATGGCAGAGGCGTTTCGGAATCTGCGTAGACAGAAGATTGACATCTCTCGCAGAGGCAATGCTGGAGACTGTCTGGCAAACCCAGCTGCTCCTTGGAACCAAGGCATCGACATGGAACGAACTCTGAAACAG gtgaGAATCCAGGGTCTCACTGGGAATATCCAGTTTGACCATTATGGACGAAGAGTCAACTACACCATGGATGTCTTTGAGCTAAAGAGTAACGGACCCCGCAAG ATCGGTTACTGGAACGACCTGGATAAATTGGTTCTGGTCCAGAATGAGCTCTCCATGGGAAATGACTCCACTATGGAGAACAGAACGGTTATCGTCACAACTATAATG